A window of the Alnus glutinosa chromosome 4, dhAlnGlut1.1, whole genome shotgun sequence genome harbors these coding sequences:
- the LOC133866372 gene encoding leucine-rich repeat receptor-like protein kinase TDR produces the protein MKKKYIHLKLLSFLSNLRYLDISNTNVSGTLAPEFGNLTMLEELLLFKTRISGEIPASFGNLKALKVLDLSQNQLSGAIPQEIASLKRLTRISLLENELSGEIPENIGELQELDTLLLWTNSLNGTLPQKLGSNGKLQHLDVSTNSLTDPIPQNLCLGNKLFKLILLSNRLVDQLSKSLTNCTSLAWFRIQNNQLNGSIPYGFGSFSNLTFVDLSTNNFSGPIPEDFGNAINLAYVNISQNQFDSVLLDNLWNATVMQVFSASSAKLIGKIPDFVGCRSLYKIELQGNSLNGSIPWDISHCERLLSLNLSRNSLTGIIPWEISTLPSITDVDLSRNFLTGMIPSNFGNCSTLRVPQVQGVLGLVADGHMQQAASFPWLDSTAP, from the coding sequence atgaagaaaaaatatattcatttaaAGTTATTATCCTTCTTATCGAATCTCAGGTACTTGGACATTTCCAATACCAATGTTTCCGGCACTCTTGCACCTGAATTCGGAAACCTAACGATGCTTGAGGAGTTGCTGCTCTTCAAGACCCGAATTTCGGGCGAAATCCCTGCAAGTTTCGGGAACTTGAAAGCTCTAAAGGTGTTAGACCTATCCCAAAACCAGCTATCAGGGGCAATTCCTCAAGAAATAGCTTCCTTGAAGAGACTCACCAGGATCAGCCTACTGGAAAACGAGCTGAGCGGTGAAATACCAGAAAATATTGGCGAGTTACAAGAACTTGACACATTACTCCTATGGACAAACTCGTTGAACGGAACTCTCCCTCAAAAGCTGGGATCCAACGGCAAGTTACAGCATCTGGACGTGTCGACGAACTCGCTCACGGATCCAATCCCACAGAACCTCTGCCTTGGAAACAAGCTCTTTAAGCTCATTCTCCTCTCCAATCGGTTGGTCGATCAGCTCTCGAAATCGCTGACCAACTGCACCTCCTTGGCTTGGTTTCGGATTCAAAACAACCAACTCAACGGCTCTATCCCATACGGTTTCGGGTCCTTTTCGAACCTCACCTTTGTCGACCTCAGCACCAACAATTTCTCTGGCCCAATTCCGGAAGATTTCGGAAATGCCATCAACCTAGCGTACGTCAACATCTCCCAAAACCAATTTGACTCCGTTTTGCTCGACAACCTCTGGAACGCCACAGTCATGCAAGTCTTCTCGGCCAGTTCCGCCAAGTTGATAGGCAAAATCCCAGACTTCGTTGGATGTCGAAGCCTCTACAAGATTGAGCTCCAAGGAAACTCTCTCAATGGTTCTATTCCTTGGGATATCAGTCACTGCGAGAGGCTTCTGTCTCTGAACCTGAGCCGCAATTCCCTAACAGGTATAATCCCCTGGGAGATCTCCACGCTTCCCTCAATCACCGACGTTGATCTTTCGCGTAATTTTTTGACGGGCATGATTCCCTCCAACTTCGGTAACTGTTCCACACTACGCGTCCCACAAGTGCAAGGTGTTCTTGGTCTCGTCGCCGATGGCCACATGCAGCAAGCCGCTAGCTTTCCATGGCTGGATTCGACTGCTCCTTAA
- the LOC133865446 gene encoding probable manganese-transporting ATPase PDR2 gives MSRFHVGGKVVERVDLLRKRHLAWRLDMWPFAIIYILWLTTIVPSIDIGDATIVLGGLVALHILVWLFTAWSVDFKCFVQYSKVNDIHHADACKVTPAKFSGSKEVVPLHFRRLPAGSSSAMDLEEIYFDFRKQCFIFSKEKETFCKLTYPTKETIGHYLKSTGYGSDAKVVVAAEKWGRNVFDYPQPTFQKLMKEHCMEPFFVFQVFCVGLWCLDEYWYYSLFTLFMLFMFESTMAKSRLKTLTELRRVRVDGQTVMVYRCGKWVKLSGTDLLPGDVVSIGRSSGQNGEDKSVPADMLILAGSAIVNEAILTGESTPQWKVTIMGRGNEEMLSIKRDKSHVLFGGTKILQHTPDKTFPLKTPDGGCLAVVLRTGFETSQGKLMRTILFSTERVTANSWESGLFILFLVIFAVIAAGYVLKKGLEDPTRSKYKLLLSCSLIITSVIPPELPMELSIAVNTSLIALTRRGIFCTEPFRIPFAGKVDICCFDKTGTLTSDDMEFCGVGGLTGSTDLETDMSNVPVRTVEILASCHALVFVENKLVGDPLEKAALKGIDWSYKSDEKAMPKKGNGNAVQIVQRHHFASHLKRMAVVVRIQEEFFAFVKGAPETIQDRLVDVPSSYVETYKKYTRQGSRVLALAFKSLPDMTVSEARSLERDVVESGLTFAGFAVFNCPIRGDSGTVLSELKGSSHDLVMITGDQALTACHVASQVNIISKPTLILGPARNGDGYEWISPDEQEIMQYSEKDVEALSESYDLCIGGDCIEMLQQTSAVLRVIPYVKVFARVAPVQKELIMTTFKTVGRITLMCGDGTNDVGALKQAHVGVALLNAVPPSQSGNSPSGTSKDESTKSAKSKKSKPTLEATGKGMVLNGEGSSKGKGTSRLDTANVSAGNRHLTAAEIQRQKLKKMMDELNEEGDGRGAPIVKLGDASMASPFTAKHASVAPTTDIIRQGRSTLVTTLQMFKILGLNCLATAYVLSVMYLDGVKLGDIQATISGVFTAAFFLFISHARPLPTLSATRPHPNVFCSYVFLSLMGQFAIHLFFLISSVKEAEKHMPDECIEPDSDFHPNLVNTVSYMVNMMLQVATFAVNYMGHPFNQSISENKPFLYALLGAVGFFTVITSDLFRNLNDWLKLVPLPGGLRDKLLVWAFLMFLACYSWERLLRWAFPGKIPAWKKRQRLAVVNLQKKKHV, from the exons ATGTCGAGATTCCATGTGGGAGGGAAAGTGGTGGAGAGAGTTGACTTGTTGAGGAAGAGGCACTTGGCATGGCGATTGGACATGTGGCCCTTtgccattatttatattttgtggtTGACTACCATTGTTCCTAGCATTGACATTGGGGATGCTACCATTGTTTTGGGTGGACTTGTTGCTCTTCACATTCTGGTCTGGCTTTTCACGGCTTGGTCCGTCGATTTCAAGTGTTTTGTCCAATATAGTAAG GTTAATGATATTCACCATGCTGATGCATGCAAGGTTACTCCAGCCAAATTTTCTGGTTCTAAAGAAGTAGTGCCTCTTCATTTTCGTAGATTA CCAGCAGGTTCTTCATCCGCAATGGATTTGGAAGAGATTTACTTTGATTTCAGAAAGCAGTGCTTCATCTTTTCAAAGGAGAAGGAGACCTTTTGCAAGCTTACCTACCCTACCAAGGAAACAATTGGACACTATCTCAAAAGTACTGGCTATGGCTCTGACGCTAAAGTTGTTGTTGCTGCTGAAAAATGGGGACGGAATGT ATTTGATTACCCGCAACCTACATTCCAGAAGTTAATGAAAGAGCACTGCATGGAACCCTTTTTTGTGTTTCAG GTCTTCTGTGTGGGTCTCTGGTGTTTGGATGAGTATTGGTATTACAGTTTGTTCACCCTATTCATGCTGTTTATGTTTGAGTCAACAATGGCAAAAAGTCGGTTGAAAACTTTAACTGAGCTAAGACGAGTTAGAGTGGATGGCCAGACCGTAATGGTGTATCGATGTGGGAA gTGGGTTAAACTCTCTGGAACTGATCTATTGCCTGGGGATGTTGTCTCTATTGGGCGTTCTTCTGGTCAGAATGGAGAAGATAAGTCAGTACCAGCTGACATGCTTATATTAGCTGGAAGTGCTATAGTGAATGAAGCCATTCTCACAGGCGAATCTACCCCACAATGGAAG GTTACAATCATGGGAAGAGGAAATGAGGAGATGTTATCAATAAAGAGAGATAAAAGTCATGTTTTATTTGGTGGGACTAAGATATTGCAGCATACTCCAGATAAG ACCTTTCCTCTGAAGACCCCTGATGGTGGCTGCTTAGCTGTTGTTCTGAGGACTGGATTTGAAACCAGTCAGGGAAAACTGATGCgaacaattttattttccacGGAGAGG GTTACAGCTAACAGCTGGGAAAGTGGGCTGTTCATTTTATTCTTAGTCATATTTGCAGTAATAGCTGCCGGTTATGTACTTAAAAAG GGGCTAGAGGATCCCACGAGGAGCAAGTACAAGCTTTTACTAAGTTGTTCGCTTATTATTACTTCTGTGATCCCTCCTGAGCTGCCAATGGAATTATCAATAGCTGTTAATACATCTCTGATTGCTTTGACACGGCGTGGAATATTTTGTACAGAGCCTTTTCGAATACCATTTGCTGGGAAG GTTGATATATGTTGTTTTGACAAGACTGGAACACTTACATCAGATGACATG GAGTTCTGTGGAGTTGGCGGGTTAACGGGCAGTACGGATTTAGAAACTGATATGTCGAATGTGCCAGTGCGCACAGTGGAAATTCTGGCTTCTTGTCATGCCCTTGTTTTTGTTGAGAACAAGCTG GTAGGTGATCCTCTCGAGAAGGCAGCACTTAAGGGAATCGATTGGAGTTATAAATCAGATGAGAAAGCCATGCCTAAAAA GGGAAATGGTAATGCGGTTCAGATTGTTCAACGGCACCACTTTGCGTCCCACTTGAAGCGAATGGCAGTTGTTGTTCGCATTCAGGAagaattttttgcttttgtgaAG GGTGCCCCTGAAACTATTCAGGATAGACTTGTTGATGTGCCATCATCATATGTTGAGACCTACAAGAAATATACACGTCAAGGGTCTCGTGTCCTAGCTCTTGCTTTCAAGTCCCTTCCAGATATGACA GTTAGTGAAGCTAGAAGCTTGGAAAGGGATGTAGTGGAGAGTGGCCTTACTTTTGCTGGTTTTGCG GTATTTAACTGTCCTATTCGAGGAGATTCAGGCACAGTCTTGTCTGAACTAAAAGGATCTTCACATGACTTG GTGATGATTACTGGTGATCAAGCTTTGACAGCTTGCCATGTTGCTAGCCAAGTTAATATTATATCAAAGCCAACATTGATTCTTGGTCCAGCAAGGAATGGTGATGGGTATGAGTGGATATCCCCTGATGAACAAGAGATTATGCAGTACAG TGAGAAAGATGTTGAAGCTTTATCAGAGTCTTATGATCTCTGTATTGGTGGGGACTGCATCGAAATGTTACAACAGACCTCTGCTGTTCTACGAGTCATCCCTTACGTGAAG GTTTTTGCAAGAGTTGCTCCTGTGCAAAAAGAACTCATCATGACCACCTTCAAAACAGTTGGACGGATAACATTGATGTGTGGGGATGGGACTAATGATGTTGGAGCTCTGAAGCAG gccCATGTGGGAGTTGCTCTATTGAATGCGGTGCCTCCAAGTCAAAGTGGAAACTCTCCCTCTGGGACATCTAAGGATGAAAGTACGAAGTCTGCCAAGTCAAAAAAATCTAAGCCTACATTGGAAGCAACTGGAAAGGGTATGGTTCTAAATGGAGAAGGCTCTTCAAAAGGTAAAGGTACCTCAAGGTTGGATACCGCCAATGTTTCTGCTGGTAATCGCCATCTGACAGCTGCAGAGATTCAACGACAGAAGCTGAAGAAGATGATGGATGAGCTAAATGAGGAGGGTGATGGTCGTGGAGCTCCCATTGTCAAGCTTGGTGATGCCTCTATGGCATCACCATTCACTGCAAAGCATGCGTCAGTTGCCCCCACCACGGATATAATTCGTCAGGGTCGCAGTACTCTAGTAACTACCCTCCAGATGTTCAAAATACTGGGCCTTAACTGCCTTGCTACAGCGTATGTGTTGAGTGTTATGTATTTGGATGGTGTCAAGCTTGGAGATATCCAGGCTACAATCAGTGGTGTATTTACAGCTGCCTTTTTCCTGTTTATCTCGCATGCCCGCCCCCTTCCTACCCTTTCAGCTACACGTCCCCACCCTAATGTCTTTTGCTCCTATGTATTCCTTTCTCTTATGGGACAGTTTGCGATCCAcctatttttcttgatttcttctgTGAAGGAGGCTGAGAAACACATGCCTGATGAGTGCATCGAGCCAGACTCGGATTTTCATCCCAACCTGGTGAATACAGTTTCATACATGGTGAACATGATGCTTCAAGTGGCTACCTTTGCTGTGAACTACATGGGGCATCCTTTCAACCAGAGCATCTCTGAAAACAAACCATTTTTGTATGCCCTCTTGGGTGCCGTTGGTTTTTTCACAGTTATAACTTCTGATCTATTTAGGAACTTGAATGACTGGTTGAAGTTGGTGCCTTTGCCAGGAGGATTAAGGGATAAACTACTGGTTTGGGCTTTTCTCATGTTTTTGGCCTGCTACTCCTGGGAGAGACTCTTGAGGTGGGCTTTCCCTGGGAAGATTCCTGCCTGGAAGAAGCGACAACGGCTTGCTGTAGTTAATctacaaaagaagaaacatGTCTGA